aattatGCCTTTTTTGGTCAATACATCCTCATTGTGGTTTgagttttcttaattaaaatgTTGCAGGCAAGGATCAAGAAGATAATGCAAGCAGATGAAGATGTAGGGAAAATTGCATTAGCAGTTCCTGTTCTAGTCTGTAAGTACAGGAGCACACATGCTATTCACTCTGCTGTCTTTCTAAGATTGTTGTGGTGCTTACGATTGTCCTTGATCTTGTTACAGCTAAAGCATTAGAATTATTTTTGCAAGACCTTTGTGACCGTACATACGAGATAACACTTCAAAGGGGAGCAAAGACTATGAATTCGCTGCATTTGTAAGTTAGACTAGACTtaatattttccttggatattttaTGTTGCTTTTGGACCCTTGTGCAAGTAATTGTAATTTTGCAactatttccttcttttcattttttcaaaacacAATCTCTCATCTTGTCCTAAAATTTTTGTCAGCTTTAATTCATTACGTTTCATTGTGGATGCCTGTTCCTGTGATGCATTCATGCGTATCTGATGTGCACATATGGCAGTAAGTTGTGCATTACGTTGTAAATGCTAGTGGGGGTTAatgattttcccttttcatgtcaaactttgaccttACAGATGTTTTACTCTCAATCTTTTTCTATTGTCTTCTTTGCCACCATGATCTTTGGTTTTTGTGAGATAAAGCAGCTTTTTCGATTATGGAGGTTTCCTGTTCTGTGCAACTCTTCTATGGATGGGTTGAGGCAATTTGGTAAACTAAAGGTGATTTATTTGAGTGAAGACCATCAATCAACCAAATGCATCCTGAAATGCATTTATCATGTGCACTTAGAAGTGTGAAGACCATCAGATTAATGGTTTATATTGCATCTTCTAGATAATACATTTCATCTCTTCCCTGGTATTGGTACAGATGATTTGCTTTTGATTTCCCTCTTAAATAAGTGACCAAATCATCCTCTCTTAGCTTTCTCccgaaaaatataatttcttttgtacTTTTAAAGCAGAGCTAGATCTGATGCAACAAAATCCTATTTCTGCAGAAAGCATTGTGTGCAAAGCTATAATGTGTTTGATTTCCTGAGGGAGATTGTCAGCAGGGTTCCTGACTATGGTCATGGTCATGGTCATTCAGATGCTGTCTCTGAGGATAGAACAGTGTCCAGGAGAAGGTTGGAATATCATTTCCCTCCATTTTTCTTATTGAGCATATGTATAGGTTAAGCTAATAATGATAGAATGTACTCTATTATTTTGGTAACCCAGGAAGGCCACCATCGATGATGGTAATGACACTGATGAGGAATCCAAGAAGAGCAGGATGGTAATGACTCTTTCTTTCATTGTGATTGCTCTACCTCACTCTTTGGATGATTTGGATGATTTGGATATGGTCTAAAAAGGAGAGCTATTTCTACCCTTCTAAATGCAGCTTGAGATGGCCCATACTGGCAGCAGTGGCAGAGGAAGAGGCCGTGGCCGAGGAAGAGGCCGCGGGCGTGGTGGCCGAGCCACTGAGAGGGAGACTGTGCACCATGAAACTGAATCATCTGAGCCGACCACATCTCTGCAACCTGTCAACAAGAACATTGTCAATCAAGGAACAGTTTCAGATCACAGCTCTGAGCCAAAGAAAACTGCTGAGGAAACTATCACAGCCACTGATGGTTCCAAGCTTGGAGCGCATGGTTTTGATCTGAACACTCAAGTTACTGAGAATGAGGGCACCCCAGCGAAAGTTCCAGTAGCTGGTGTTTCATCTGAGGAACCTAATGTTGATGAGGCCAAACACGAAGAATATCCAGGATGGTCACTGTCCGAGGTTGACAAGATGTCCATTGACCCTCTTCAATTAGCAAATCTGGGTACCCGCattgatgaggatgatgaagacTACGATGAGGAGGGCTGAAACCAGGAGCCTCATGTAGGAACTCTAGATGGGTCGGATAACTGGGAGATCATGGGGAGAGTACATGAGGAGCAGAAGAGGTCCAAATCGTCACCAGACAAGCGGTATATGCATGTGGAAGATTGTACCCTGTTTGGTGCTCCTTGGCAAGAGTTTAGTTCCTCTCTGCATTTGGTTTGATATTGCATCTGAATTTTACCATATTGTAAGCTAACATCATCATTCTCCAAGAATGTAGTCCTTCGCTGTTAGATTTTCTCAGGCAATGTAGTCTTAAGAGAATGTTAGAAGAACCAGGTTC
This Eucalyptus grandis isolate ANBG69807.140 chromosome 7, ASM1654582v1, whole genome shotgun sequence DNA region includes the following protein-coding sequences:
- the LOC104454511 gene encoding dr1-associated corepressor isoform X1 encodes the protein MRKKLDTRFPAARIKKIMQADEDVGKIALAVPVLVSKALELFLQDLCDRTYEITLQRGAKTMNSLHLKHCVQSYNVFDFLREIVSRVPDYGHGHGHSDAVSEDRTVSRRRKATIDDGNDTDEESKKSRMLEMAHTGSSGRGRGRGRGRGRGRGGRATERETVHHETESSEPTTSLQPVNKNIVNQGTVSDHSSEPKKTAEETITATDGSKLGAHGFDLNTQVTENEGTPAKVPVAGVSSEEPNVDEAKHEEYPGWSLSEVDKMSIDPLQLANLGTRIDEDDEDYDEEG
- the LOC104454511 gene encoding dr1-associated corepressor isoform X2, producing the protein MARIKKIMQADEDVGKIALAVPVLVSKALELFLQDLCDRTYEITLQRGAKTMNSLHLKHCVQSYNVFDFLREIVSRVPDYGHGHGHSDAVSEDRTVSRRRKATIDDGNDTDEESKKSRMLEMAHTGSSGRGRGRGRGRGRGRGGRATERETVHHETESSEPTTSLQPVNKNIVNQGTVSDHSSEPKKTAEETITATDGSKLGAHGFDLNTQVTENEGTPAKVPVAGVSSEEPNVDEAKHEEYPGWSLSEVDKMSIDPLQLANLGTRIDEDDEDYDEEG